A single genomic interval of Bacillus smithii harbors:
- a CDS encoding ABC transporter ATP-binding protein has translation MAIASIKEDSERAQHRPLIELRNISLQYANGKNDLPVLDHINLRLDANDFVCLLGPSGCGKSSLLNILAGYQKPTAGEVMINDKPHTRPSSDVGVVFQHHNLFPWMTIEKNVEFGLKMKSVPKSERKKLVSYYLHLVGLEASAKMLPYQLSGGMKQRASIARTLAADPQAILMDEPFSALDALTRENMQIHLLDIWKKTKKCIIFITHDVEEAILLGKRILVMNSQPGRIVVDLPNPLSKYNQSVEEIKHLKEFSDLRHYLISAIRGHFKAKNALNEIF, from the coding sequence ATGGCAATTGCTTCGATCAAAGAAGATTCAGAGAGAGCTCAACACCGTCCGCTAATTGAATTGAGAAACATTAGCTTGCAATATGCCAACGGGAAAAACGATCTTCCTGTATTGGACCATATAAATCTTCGATTGGATGCCAATGATTTTGTTTGTTTATTAGGTCCGTCAGGATGTGGAAAATCTTCTTTATTAAATATATTAGCAGGTTACCAGAAACCAACTGCCGGTGAAGTCATGATCAACGATAAACCCCATACTCGTCCGAGTTCCGATGTGGGAGTCGTCTTTCAGCACCATAACCTTTTTCCGTGGATGACCATCGAAAAAAATGTTGAATTTGGTTTAAAAATGAAATCCGTGCCAAAATCAGAAAGAAAAAAACTTGTTTCCTATTATTTGCATCTCGTAGGGTTGGAGGCTTCTGCCAAGATGTTGCCTTATCAGCTGTCAGGAGGAATGAAACAAAGAGCCTCCATCGCCAGAACATTAGCTGCGGATCCACAAGCCATTTTAATGGATGAACCGTTTAGCGCATTAGATGCCTTAACTCGAGAAAACATGCAAATTCATCTTCTTGACATTTGGAAAAAAACAAAGAAATGCATCATTTTTATTACTCATGATGTCGAAGAAGCTATTTTGTTAGGAAAAAGGATTTTAGTGATGAACTCTCAACCGGGAAGAATCGTAGTCGATTTGCCGAATCCATTATCAAAATATAATCAATCAGTCGAAGAAATCAAACATTTAAAGGAATTTAGCGATCTGCGGCATTATTTAATTTCCGCCATAAGAGGTCATTTCAAAGCAAAAAACGCTTTGAATGAAATATTTTAG
- a CDS encoding DMT family transporter, which produces MSWILLLLGILSEVLGTTSMKMSAGFTKLIPSVLMFVFYGASLTLVTLALKKIDVSIAYSIWSGLGTAIIAIIGILYFKEHFSFLKMVAILMIIAGVIILNVSGEAHGKEVSSVPSSNLHIK; this is translated from the coding sequence ATGAGTTGGATTTTGCTTTTATTAGGAATTCTTTCGGAGGTTTTAGGCACAACTTCAATGAAAATGTCAGCAGGATTTACGAAGCTCATTCCTTCTGTACTCATGTTTGTATTTTATGGAGCCAGCCTTACGTTAGTTACATTGGCACTGAAAAAGATAGATGTAAGCATCGCTTATTCCATATGGTCCGGACTTGGTACTGCGATTATCGCCATCATAGGCATTTTATACTTCAAAGAACACTTTTCTTTCTTAAAAATGGTGGCCATCTTAATGATTATTGCCGGTGTGATTATCTTAAATGTCAGTGGAGAAGCGCATGGAAAAGAAGTCTCTTCAGTCCCTTCATCGAATCTACATATAAAATAA
- a CDS encoding restriction endonuclease subunit S, with the protein MKHKIISEVPSIVWSSELATSRLDATYYSANFIYNENKLSKVTTKSLKELLLKGNYGILPDSEDYLENKNSGNGIYLIRGTDLRDNFIEIDSLVKVPASYLTEKAKVEDEDVLLLIKGVTLDKEWSVSIVSGLDKPAIFNGSIFRCKFNNEVDPYFMTIYMSTDYFLKQKRRAISNTGIYYNDLDIIHSFKVVCPAPEIQSYIGNKVRKAEELREEAKRLKEEAEKLFNVYIDLKNNNSKFKGFKILNKSPFAVLVSAENINERLTSNSYNEQYLSINSLKYEKGYLFTQLQDIAEISAMIGWKNLTTKDYVKDNGVYLLRVQDIKDGYINISEDTVQVSKEKVDEQPQIQLKVGDIVFSKDGSLGFAAVVSDNMYNIPICAGSTLARIRLKKDINPYYLKLVLNSELIKAQISYFLSGIAQPHINQEYIKQLEIPLLKKDIELEIGQKVQKYEINILKSKKLIQEAKQDVEYLIEGKFDESKISEGV; encoded by the coding sequence TTGAAACACAAAATAATTTCAGAAGTACCTAGTATTGTTTGGTCTTCAGAGCTGGCTACCTCTAGACTAGATGCGACATATTACAGTGCTAATTTCATATATAATGAAAACAAACTTTCTAAAGTGACAACCAAAAGTTTAAAAGAACTATTACTAAAAGGAAATTATGGAATATTACCAGACAGCGAAGATTATTTAGAAAATAAGAATAGTGGAAACGGAATATATCTTATTAGAGGGACAGATTTAAGAGATAATTTTATAGAAATTGATTCATTAGTAAAGGTACCGGCTAGTTACTTAACTGAAAAGGCTAAGGTAGAAGATGAAGATGTCTTATTACTAATAAAAGGTGTAACTTTAGATAAAGAGTGGTCCGTATCAATAGTCAGTGGCTTAGATAAACCGGCGATTTTCAATGGTAGTATTTTTAGATGTAAATTCAATAACGAAGTTGACCCATATTTTATGACTATATATATGAGTACAGATTATTTTTTGAAACAAAAAAGAAGGGCTATTTCTAATACTGGAATTTATTACAATGACTTGGACATTATTCATTCTTTTAAAGTTGTTTGTCCTGCTCCTGAGATTCAAAGTTATATAGGTAACAAAGTCAGAAAAGCGGAAGAGTTACGGGAAGAAGCGAAGAGGTTGAAAGAAGAGGCTGAAAAATTGTTCAACGTTTATATAGATTTAAAAAATAATAATTCCAAATTTAAAGGTTTTAAAATACTAAATAAAAGCCCATTTGCAGTATTAGTCTCTGCGGAAAATATAAATGAAAGATTAACTTCAAATTCATACAATGAACAATACTTATCAATCAATTCCCTAAAGTACGAAAAAGGATATTTATTTACCCAATTACAAGATATTGCGGAAATAAGTGCGATGATAGGGTGGAAAAATTTAACAACAAAAGATTATGTTAAAGATAATGGTGTTTATTTGTTAAGGGTGCAAGATATAAAAGATGGGTATATAAATATTTCTGAAGATACAGTTCAAGTTTCTAAGGAAAAAGTCGACGAACAGCCACAAATTCAGTTAAAAGTAGGAGATATTGTTTTTTCAAAAGATGGTTCGTTAGGATTTGCAGCAGTAGTGTCGGATAATATGTATAACATTCCAATATGCGCTGGTTCAACATTAGCACGTATAAGATTAAAAAAAGATATAAATCCTTATTACTTAAAATTGGTACTTAATTCAGAATTAATCAAGGCTCAGATTTCCTACTTTCTTTCTGGAATTGCACAACCTCATATAAACCAAGAATATATCAAACAACTTGAGATACCTTTACTAAAAAAAGATATTGAATTAGAAATCGGACAGAAGGTACAGAAATATGAAATTAACATACTGAAAAGTAAAAAACTTATTCAGGAAGCCAAACAAGACGTCGAATACTTAATCGAAGGCAAGTTTGATGAATCGAAAATCTCTGAAGGAGTGTAA
- a CDS encoding HsdM family class I SAM-dependent methyltransferase, which produces METTIQQVQDQLTMKGYGQFSEPTVNEEDGTTIFTATGDEKVVYVKIFEKDADLSYAVQQSALIEAQYHESAPDFIWATNGEVNYYADCIESTPIAEIPSVVDITKKEKKKLTKQELWSLDIYSSLQKRFDDLHERLYGPAGADNISSTNEAIDEISKLLFMEIFRLYHPDYVLKEGENAGLKLYDISKHEYIKQHGKEAVKQIKAAFKEIKNHDDYVAINDKGEKCYIFNEDEYIKLENPANYVAAFETFQELGEFEDDNGVVKKATLKDVTADILGRLFDVLIRGKYDSKVGQATYLTPRQVTEAMVDMVMHDLTTNPKEAAKLLETDENGNPTFRVLDPTCGSGGFLIKAYEAIKRYFTREFAGIQKEKIKEHLEKMKEHSFVGADKTRSMILKARLNMAMHGLPKAPIFWVSDSLMTDSLQPESFDVIITNPPFGSGSVSKKTEEGKAILERYTSGIDTDGKPMKKGLCLGAKPNNKGVWKQVNSTDQAVLFIDRNLELLKPGGYLIMVLPDGILSNSSYKHVREYLMGKKNELTGEFEGGRAIVKAVVSLPTVTFQLSGTGAKTSFLYIKKKEHENEKQGPVFMAVAEEIGFDVKNKVEVQLGNDRNDLLKIVEAYKKGM; this is translated from the coding sequence ATGGAAACGACAATTCAACAAGTACAAGACCAATTAACAATGAAAGGATATGGCCAGTTCTCTGAACCTACTGTAAATGAAGAAGACGGAACAACGATTTTCACAGCAACAGGAGATGAGAAAGTCGTTTATGTAAAAATTTTTGAAAAAGATGCTGATTTATCATACGCTGTGCAACAATCGGCGCTCATTGAAGCGCAATATCATGAATCGGCTCCTGACTTTATTTGGGCCACGAACGGAGAGGTAAACTATTACGCCGACTGTATTGAATCTACGCCTATTGCAGAAATTCCATCTGTTGTCGATATAACAAAAAAAGAAAAGAAAAAATTAACAAAGCAAGAACTATGGTCGTTGGATATTTATTCTAGCCTACAAAAACGTTTTGATGATTTACACGAACGTCTTTACGGGCCTGCTGGTGCCGATAATATTAGCTCTACGAACGAGGCGATCGATGAAATAAGTAAATTGTTGTTTATGGAAATCTTCCGTCTTTATCACCCTGACTATGTATTAAAAGAAGGAGAAAATGCCGGTTTAAAATTATATGACATTTCAAAGCATGAGTACATAAAGCAGCATGGAAAAGAAGCGGTAAAACAAATCAAAGCGGCATTTAAAGAAATAAAAAATCATGACGATTATGTAGCGATCAACGACAAAGGTGAAAAGTGCTATATTTTTAACGAAGATGAGTATATTAAGTTGGAAAATCCAGCAAACTATGTTGCCGCGTTTGAAACATTCCAAGAGCTCGGTGAGTTCGAAGATGATAACGGAGTCGTTAAAAAGGCGACATTAAAAGATGTTACAGCCGACATTTTAGGGCGTCTATTCGACGTTTTAATCCGCGGTAAATACGATAGTAAAGTCGGTCAAGCGACGTATTTAACACCGCGTCAAGTAACTGAAGCAATGGTTGATATGGTGATGCACGATTTAACAACAAATCCAAAAGAAGCGGCTAAATTACTAGAAACGGATGAAAACGGGAATCCAACCTTTCGTGTACTTGACCCAACTTGCGGCTCTGGAGGATTTTTAATTAAAGCCTATGAAGCAATAAAAAGATACTTTACGAGAGAATTTGCTGGGATTCAAAAAGAAAAAATAAAAGAACATTTAGAAAAAATGAAAGAGCATAGCTTTGTTGGTGCCGATAAAACACGGAGCATGATTTTAAAAGCACGTTTGAATATGGCGATGCACGGATTGCCAAAAGCACCGATTTTCTGGGTAAGCGACTCTTTAATGACCGATTCATTGCAACCTGAATCATTTGATGTAATTATCACAAACCCGCCGTTTGGATCCGGTTCTGTATCCAAAAAAACAGAAGAAGGCAAAGCAATTTTAGAACGTTACACATCCGGAATTGATACAGATGGAAAACCGATGAAAAAGGGTTTATGTCTTGGAGCAAAGCCAAATAACAAAGGTGTTTGGAAGCAAGTCAATTCGACAGACCAAGCGGTATTATTTATTGACCGAAATTTGGAGTTATTAAAACCAGGTGGTTATTTGATTATGGTCCTTCCAGATGGAATTTTAAGCAACTCAAGTTATAAACATGTGCGTGAATATTTAATGGGCAAGAAAAATGAATTGACAGGCGAGTTTGAAGGCGGTCGCGCGATTGTGAAAGCGGTTGTCTCATTACCGACAGTGACATTCCAATTATCTGGTACAGGTGCGAAAACGTCATTCCTCTATATTAAAAAGAAAGAACACGAAAATGAAAAACAAGGACCTGTGTTTATGGCTGTTGCTGAAGAAATTGGGTTTGATGTGAAAAATAAAGTAGAAGTACAGCTTGGAAACGATCGGAACGATTTGTTGAAGATTGTTGAGGCGTATAAAAAAGGGATGTGA
- the tauD gene encoding taurine dioxygenase, which produces MSEIHTNFLRPLKFENRDNYVGPRILRRLPEGVEERPYSLFEVKPLTPIIGAEIIGIDLREPISPELQAELNRALLEWKVLFFRNQKITSEQQRAFARLWGELEVHPFYPVEEDQSEEIVRFSKGKKETGKENIWHTDVTFRPNPAKAAILRLIEVPPVGGDTLWADMAAAYDNLPDEVKERIDHLTAIHDFTPAFSDLLTPEELAVQQEKFPPVEHPVVRTHPETGRKTLFVNPSFTTRIVGLDPDESEELLQYLFRQAHIPEYQVRFRWEKDSIAFWDNRATQHYAVSDYYPNPRKAERVAIVGDRPY; this is translated from the coding sequence ATGTCTGAAATTCACACGAATTTTTTAAGACCACTCAAATTTGAAAATCGCGATAATTATGTAGGTCCACGAATTTTACGCCGTCTGCCTGAAGGTGTAGAGGAGCGGCCGTACTCGTTATTTGAAGTCAAGCCGTTAACTCCCATCATAGGTGCTGAGATCATCGGAATTGATTTGAGAGAGCCGATTTCACCGGAGTTGCAAGCAGAGTTGAACCGGGCATTATTGGAATGGAAGGTTCTTTTCTTCCGCAACCAAAAAATCACGAGTGAACAGCAGCGGGCATTTGCCCGGTTATGGGGTGAATTAGAAGTTCATCCATTTTATCCTGTTGAAGAAGATCAATCTGAGGAAATTGTTCGCTTTTCCAAAGGGAAAAAAGAAACTGGAAAAGAAAATATTTGGCATACGGATGTCACTTTTCGCCCCAATCCTGCGAAAGCAGCGATATTAAGATTAATAGAAGTTCCTCCTGTCGGGGGCGACACGTTATGGGCAGATATGGCTGCTGCATATGATAATTTACCTGACGAAGTGAAGGAGCGTATTGATCACCTTACTGCCATTCACGATTTTACTCCTGCTTTCAGCGATTTATTGACACCGGAAGAGTTAGCGGTTCAACAAGAAAAATTTCCGCCTGTTGAACATCCGGTCGTTCGAACCCATCCGGAAACTGGACGGAAGACTTTGTTTGTGAATCCATCGTTTACGACTCGAATCGTAGGTCTGGACCCTGATGAGAGTGAAGAGCTGCTTCAGTACTTGTTCCGTCAAGCTCACATTCCTGAGTATCAGGTGCGTTTTCGTTGGGAAAAGGACTCCATCGCTTTCTGGGATAATCGTGCAACCCAACATTATGCGGTATCGGATTATTATCCAAATCCGCGAAAGGCTGAACGCGTTGCAATCGTTGGGGATCGTCCATATTAA
- a CDS encoding helicase HerA domain-containing protein, translating to MSQEKYIGKLIGNTGNPNDLKMVLQDSFSARRGEFVKILHQERPDEQPTYVLGRITSISRSNILYNSDLGDGLNSIELLPGTQMTGETLFASIDLVGYKEPATGQIRIPRRPLDPGSKVYGVDYEFLSKFYQFDENKSIAIGNLIGYERGENIVPVYLDVNKLVTEHLAVLAMTGSGKSYTVGRIIERLVAQMNGTVVVFDTHGEYGKAFEKGDIHFNTNLDYIEDEKDRESILFIQERFRTLQAAGGGIHVYTPQMEEFDYKYAGKNKHLALQFDRFEMDDFEEILPGLTEPQQRVLDVAIRYWKYKYPHPPRDIKDLRELLSGDLEELRSWDEITEAEARALSGRSAAVASMKLNRVINEARSFYTKAIGEPTDIYKLIGEMNEKYGRLIIIDLQGLSDDAKQIVTALVSSEIMRAAADKQRPIRPCFLVYEEGHNYAPAGAPTISKKIIKKIAAEGRKFGVGFAIVSQRPSKLDADVTSQCNTIITMRLKNPDDQRFITKTSDMLTKADIDELPSLSTGEALITGRSIPAPLLVKVGTKALVHGGQSPEVVKEWGVFGG from the coding sequence ATGAGTCAAGAAAAATATATCGGTAAACTGATAGGGAATACCGGAAATCCGAATGATTTAAAAATGGTGCTTCAAGATAGCTTTTCCGCACGCCGTGGAGAGTTTGTGAAAATCTTACATCAAGAACGTCCAGATGAACAACCGACATATGTTCTTGGGAGAATTACCTCTATTTCTCGCAGCAATATTTTATATAACAGCGATCTTGGAGATGGGTTGAATTCGATCGAATTATTACCCGGGACACAAATGACTGGAGAGACCTTATTTGCTTCCATTGACCTTGTCGGTTACAAGGAGCCAGCCACAGGACAAATTCGCATTCCGCGTCGACCTTTAGATCCGGGAAGTAAAGTATATGGTGTTGATTATGAATTTCTTTCTAAGTTTTATCAATTTGATGAAAATAAAAGCATTGCGATTGGCAACTTAATCGGTTATGAACGTGGGGAAAATATTGTTCCTGTTTACTTGGATGTCAATAAATTAGTGACAGAACATTTAGCCGTTTTAGCGATGACGGGCTCAGGAAAATCTTATACGGTCGGCCGTATCATCGAACGACTAGTGGCGCAAATGAATGGAACGGTTGTTGTGTTTGATACACACGGTGAGTATGGAAAGGCATTTGAAAAAGGGGATATCCATTTTAACACGAATCTAGATTATATTGAAGACGAAAAAGATCGGGAAAGCATTTTATTTATTCAAGAACGTTTTCGTACTTTACAAGCGGCAGGAGGCGGTATTCATGTGTATACGCCGCAAATGGAAGAGTTTGATTACAAATACGCTGGAAAGAATAAACATCTTGCGTTGCAATTTGATCGTTTTGAAATGGACGATTTCGAAGAGATTTTACCAGGCTTAACAGAACCACAACAACGAGTACTCGATGTAGCGATTCGTTATTGGAAATATAAATATCCACATCCGCCTCGCGATATTAAAGATTTACGTGAGTTGCTTTCAGGCGATTTAGAAGAATTGCGGAGTTGGGATGAAATAACCGAGGCAGAAGCAAGAGCTTTAAGTGGTAGAAGTGCTGCGGTAGCTTCGATGAAATTAAATCGCGTCATTAACGAAGCGCGAAGCTTTTACACAAAAGCGATAGGTGAACCGACGGATATTTATAAATTAATTGGTGAAATGAACGAAAAATATGGGCGATTAATTATTATTGATTTGCAAGGATTGTCAGACGATGCAAAGCAAATTGTCACGGCGCTTGTATCCAGTGAAATTATGCGCGCAGCGGCAGATAAACAACGTCCGATCCGTCCTTGTTTCCTTGTATATGAAGAAGGTCATAACTACGCTCCAGCAGGTGCACCAACGATTTCAAAAAAAATTATTAAAAAAATTGCTGCGGAAGGTCGTAAATTCGGGGTAGGTTTTGCTATCGTTTCACAACGTCCTTCTAAATTGGATGCAGATGTCACATCGCAATGCAACACGATTATTACTATGCGTCTAAAAAATCCAGATGATCAACGTTTTATTACGAAAACCTCCGATATGTTGACGAAAGCCGATATTGATGAACTTCCATCTTTATCTACAGGAGAAGCGTTAATAACGGGACGTTCGATTCCAGCTCCACTATTAGTGAAAGTTGGAACAAAAGCGTTAGTTCATGGTGGTCAATCGCCGGAAGTTGTCAAAGAATGGGGCGTATTCGGTGGATAA